In one Desulfomicrobium macestii genomic region, the following are encoded:
- a CDS encoding DEAD/DEAH box helicase — protein MSFDSLGLPPALVQALQTRKLDTPLPVQEAALPVLMAGKSAMLVSRTGSGKTLAYLLPILAGINAESMHVQAVVLAPTHELAMQIHRVATDLSRDAGLGVRVQSLIGGAAVSRQIEGLKKKPHLVIGSAGRMTHLMELGKLKLKETVWLVLDEADRLLIEEGLEHIRKITGQLGPETRFVFVSATEGPATTRIARGLAPNLEFVRAQDGISPAIRHCYLVCEERDKTDWLRKVLRGLSPERALVFVHRGASAERMSERLEHHQLAVADLHGAHDKFERQAALDDFRKGKAQTLIASDIAARGLDIFGVELVVNVDVPSQSRDYLHRAGRTGRAGAEGLVLSLMTEAESRLAKRYAQDLDIILEQVQLVRGALVPATGDSAQTLRPAPRPFGSGRGGKKRPAPAGPETRKESAATTPPASARQPQSHDKAAPPVARKRGPALPGAKSGKTGQKAWSGPKRNKPA, from the coding sequence ATGTCTTTTGATTCCCTTGGGCTCCCGCCCGCTCTGGTTCAGGCCCTGCAGACCCGCAAGCTCGACACGCCCCTGCCCGTGCAGGAGGCCGCGCTGCCGGTGCTGATGGCCGGAAAATCGGCCATGCTCGTTTCTCGAACCGGTTCGGGCAAGACGCTTGCCTATCTGCTGCCCATTCTGGCGGGCATCAACGCCGAGAGCATGCACGTGCAGGCCGTGGTGCTGGCTCCCACCCACGAGCTGGCCATGCAGATCCACCGCGTGGCCACGGACCTGTCCCGCGACGCCGGCCTTGGCGTGCGGGTGCAGTCCCTCATCGGCGGGGCAGCGGTCAGCCGCCAGATCGAGGGGCTCAAGAAAAAACCCCATCTGGTGATCGGCTCCGCCGGCCGCATGACGCACCTCATGGAGCTTGGAAAACTCAAGCTGAAAGAAACCGTATGGCTGGTCCTCGACGAAGCGGATCGTCTGCTCATCGAGGAAGGGTTGGAGCACATCCGCAAGATCACGGGCCAGCTTGGTCCCGAGACCCGTTTCGTCTTCGTCTCCGCCACCGAGGGCCCGGCCACGACCCGCATCGCTCGCGGGCTGGCCCCGAACCTTGAATTCGTGCGCGCGCAGGACGGAATCAGCCCGGCCATCCGGCACTGCTATCTGGTCTGCGAGGAACGCGACAAGACCGACTGGCTGCGCAAGGTGCTGCGCGGCCTTTCCCCCGAGCGGGCCCTGGTCTTCGTGCACCGGGGAGCCAGCGCCGAACGCATGTCCGAACGCCTGGAACATCACCAGCTGGCCGTGGCCGATCTGCACGGCGCGCACGACAAGTTCGAACGCCAGGCCGCCCTGGACGATTTCCGCAAAGGCAAGGCCCAGACGCTCATCGCTTCGGACATCGCAGCCCGGGGGCTCGATATTTTCGGGGTGGAACTGGTGGTCAACGTGGACGTGCCAAGCCAGAGCCGCGATTATCTGCACCGCGCCGGGCGCACGGGACGAGCCGGCGCCGAGGGCCTTGTGCTGTCCCTCATGACCGAAGCTGAGAGCCGTCTGGCCAAGCGTTACGCCCAGGATCTGGATATCATCCTGGAACAGGTACAGCTCGTGCGCGGCGCCCTTGTCCCGGCCACGGGCGACTCCGCACAGACCCTGCGCCCGGCTCCGCGTCCTTTCGGCTCCGGCCGGGGCGGCAAAAAAAGACCAGCCCCCGCAGGCCCTGAAACCCGCAAGGAATCCGCCGCTACGACCCCGCCCGCTTCCGCCAGGCAACCGCAGTCCCACGACAAGGCCGCGCCCCCCGTGGCCCGCAAACGCGGGCCCGCGCTCCCCGGCGCAAAGTCCGGCAAGACCGGACAAAAAGCATGGTCGGGACCCAAGCGGAACAAACCCGCCTGA
- a CDS encoding DUF4198 domain-containing protein, whose protein sequence is MFRTLALCLTMLFCLSGVALAHFGMVIPSSSIVMEKKDATVSFALSFSHPMEMVGMPLVAPASFKVFVDGEAQEMKDALKPATIMEHPSWTAEYMIKRPGVYQFVMEPTPYWEPAEDCFIVHYTKTVIAAFGEEEGWGEPLGLKTEIVPLTRPFGNYAGNVFQGRVLLDGKPVAGADVEVEFYNKDKKYEAPSDYMITQVVRTDADGVFTYAVPFAGWWGFAALNTAAEKMDHEGTPKDVELGAVLWAQFFDPVRK, encoded by the coding sequence ATGTTCAGAACTCTCGCGCTTTGTCTCACCATGCTTTTCTGCCTTTCGGGCGTGGCCCTGGCCCATTTCGGAATGGTCATCCCTTCATCAAGCATCGTCATGGAGAAAAAGGATGCGACCGTCTCCTTTGCCCTGTCCTTTTCCCATCCCATGGAAATGGTCGGCATGCCTCTTGTCGCTCCGGCCTCGTTCAAGGTTTTCGTGGACGGAGAGGCGCAGGAGATGAAGGATGCCCTGAAGCCCGCCACGATCATGGAACATCCATCCTGGACCGCCGAGTACATGATCAAAAGACCCGGCGTGTACCAGTTTGTCATGGAACCCACCCCTTACTGGGAACCGGCCGAGGACTGCTTCATCGTCCATTACACCAAGACCGTCATCGCCGCCTTCGGCGAGGAAGAGGGCTGGGGCGAACCCCTTGGCCTCAAGACCGAAATCGTCCCCCTGACCAGGCCCTTCGGCAACTATGCCGGCAATGTCTTCCAGGGCCGGGTGCTCCTCGACGGTAAACCCGTTGCGGGCGCGGACGTCGAGGTGGAATTCTACAACAAGGACAAAAAGTACGAAGCGCCAAGCGACTACATGATCACCCAGGTAGTCAGGACCGACGCCGACGGCGTATTCACCTATGCCGTGCCTTTCGCCGGATGGTGGGGTTTTGCGGCCCTCAATACGGCGGCTGAAAAGATGGATCACGAAGGTACGCCCAAGGATGTGGAGCTGGGCGCAGTGCTGTGGGCCCAGTTTTTCGATCCCGTGCGCAAATAG
- the cbiM gene encoding cobalt transporter CbiM yields MHISEGVLSPAILGLGAVLTVGGTALGLRRLDYDRLMTVAILAAAFFVGSLIHIPIGPSSAHLILNGLLGAILGWAAFPAILVALMLQSVLFQYGGFTVLGVNAFNMAFPAVLCFLLLRPLLSRPGRIRTVAAFCCGALSVAGAGLFTALSLAYTDEGFLQAARLLFLAHVPVMIVEGIVTTLAVSFLSRVRPELLHFASNFEGGTRA; encoded by the coding sequence GTGCACATTTCCGAAGGGGTTCTATCTCCCGCCATACTGGGCCTGGGCGCGGTCCTGACCGTCGGCGGCACGGCTCTTGGCCTGCGCCGTCTCGATTACGACAGGCTCATGACCGTGGCCATCCTGGCTGCGGCCTTTTTCGTCGGCTCGCTCATCCACATTCCCATCGGGCCCTCCAGCGCCCACCTGATCCTGAACGGCCTCCTCGGGGCTATTCTCGGCTGGGCCGCTTTTCCGGCCATCCTGGTGGCGCTCATGCTGCAATCCGTGCTCTTTCAGTACGGAGGGTTCACGGTGCTGGGCGTGAACGCCTTCAACATGGCTTTTCCGGCCGTGCTTTGCTTTTTGCTCCTGCGGCCGCTCTTGTCCCGTCCAGGGCGGATACGCACGGTGGCGGCGTTTTGCTGCGGGGCCCTGTCCGTGGCCGGCGCAGGCCTGTTCACGGCCCTCTCGCTGGCCTACACGGACGAAGGCTTCCTGCAGGCCGCACGGCTGCTCTTTCTGGCCCATGTCCCGGTCATGATCGTCGAGGGCATCGTGACCACGCTGGCCGTATCCTTTCTGTCCAGGGTCCGACCCGAACTCCTGCATTTTGCATCAAATTTTGAAGGAGGAACACGTGCGTAG
- a CDS encoding cobalamin biosynthesis protein CbiL has translation MRSLFLLLVFALLASGPALAHRVNIFAYVEGNEIVAECSYSKSKRVRHGTIEVRDAVTGRTLLQGTTDEEGLFRFPVPDQARKAGADLRILLQAGEGHQNEWIVEAAEFMDAPVPRAPAPDAGKAAEPAAAGSPDDSGTKTRALSRADVEEVVSAALDAKLAPIKRTLLEQSQAGPRMREIIGGIGWIFGLVGIAAYFKSRPRV, from the coding sequence GTGCGTAGCCTTTTCCTGCTCCTTGTCTTCGCCTTGCTGGCTTCGGGCCCGGCCCTGGCGCACCGGGTCAACATTTTCGCCTACGTGGAAGGCAACGAGATTGTCGCCGAGTGCAGCTACAGCAAATCCAAACGGGTCAGGCACGGCACCATCGAAGTCCGTGACGCCGTCACCGGACGGACGCTGCTGCAGGGAACGACCGACGAGGAGGGACTCTTCCGTTTCCCCGTCCCGGACCAGGCGCGAAAAGCAGGAGCCGACCTGCGCATCCTGCTTCAGGCCGGAGAAGGGCATCAAAACGAGTGGATCGTGGAAGCAGCTGAATTCATGGACGCGCCGGTTCCCAGGGCCCCTGCGCCGGATGCGGGAAAAGCCGCTGAGCCCGCCGCTGCGGGGAGTCCGGATGACTCAGGCACAAAGACGCGGGCGCTATCGCGGGCCGACGTGGAAGAAGTGGTGAGCGCCGCCCTCGACGCCAAGCTTGCCCCCATCAAGCGCACTCTGCTCGAACAAAGCCAGGCCGGGCCGAGAATGCGGGAAATTATCGGCGGCATCGGCTGGATTTTCGGACTGGTCGGCATAGCCGCCTATTTCAAGAGCCGCCCCCGTGTTTGA